The Hemicordylus capensis ecotype Gifberg chromosome 6, rHemCap1.1.pri, whole genome shotgun sequence genome window below encodes:
- the SCRN2 gene encoding secernin-2 isoform X2 yields the protein MKGHRETWADHCKEQWSGDPPPSGRMAVSCPLVPCSCDCFVSLPPASATREVIFGKNSDRPRDEVQEVVYFPAGCHAKGTKVQCTYIEIDQAERTHAVILSRPAWLWGAEMGANEHGVCIGNEGVWTKEPVGEDEALLGMDLVRLGLERGSSAHEALGVIAALLERYSQGGNCKEQLTPFIYHNTFLLADRTEAWVLETAGQFWAAQRILEGARNISNQLSIGTDISAEHIGLRQHAQKQGWWSGEGEFSFKEVFSLIHQPVRMEAAKARYCAGQQLLHQYSGRITAETFITILGDKASGICVDSEGFRTTGSMVSILPQDPHLPCIHFFTATPDPSRSIFKPFIFVPNVTSFQQVRSPDFGDKDPIKETPRFQSQVDRRHELYKQHQLVLETMDHNKGECKRLQETMQECQLLILEAMKNLLEGSFTLKPQEMADLFYDSVATELKLYK from the exons ATGAAGGGACATAGAGAAACGTGGGCTGATCATTGTAAAGAACAATGGAGTGGAGACCCTCCCCCCTCAG GTAGAATGGCTGTCTCCTGCCCTCTTGTACCCTGCTCTTGCGATTGTTTTGTTTCGCTTCCCCCGGCCTCTGCCACCAGAGAGGTAATCTTTGGCAAGAATTCCGACCGGCCAAGGGATGAAGTCCAGGAGGTAGTCTATTTCCCAGCTGGATGTCATGCCAAAGGGACAAAGGTCCAG tgCACGTACATTGAAATAGACCAGGCAGAGAGGACTCACGCGGTCATTCTGAGCCGACCCGCCTGGCTATGGGGGGCTGAGATGGGGGCCAATGAACATGGCGTCTGCATCGGCAACGAAGGGGTGTGGACCAAGGAGCCAGTTGGAGAGGACGAAGCCTTGCTGGGGATGGATCTGGTCAG GCTAGGTTTGGAGCGGGGCAGCAGCGCCCACGAAGCACTTGGGGTCATAGCAGCGCTTCTAGAACGCTACAGCCAAGGGGGGAACTGCAAGGAGCAGCTAACCCCTTTCATTTACCATAACACCTTCCTTCTGGCTGATCGCACCGAAGCCTGGGTCTTGGAAACAGCCGGTCAGTTTTGGGCTGCTCAGAGGATCCTAG AGGGTGCCCGGAACATCTCCAACCAGCTGAGCATTGGCACAGATATTTCTGCAGAACACATTGGCCTGAGGCAACATGCCCAAAAGCAGGGATGGTGGAGCGGCGAAGGGGAGTTCAGCTTCAAGGAGGTGTTTTCACTCATCCATCAGCCTGTCCGCATGGAGGCAGCCAAAGCTCGATATTGTGCTGGCCAGCAACTATTGCACCAATATTCAG GACGCATCACTGCTGAGACCTTCATTACCATCTTGGGTGACAAGGCCAGTGGAATCTGTGTGGATTCTGAGGGTTTCCGCACTACGGGAAGTATGGTGTCCATCCTCCCGCAGGATCCTCACCTGCCTTGCATCCACTTCTTCACAGCCACACCAGACCCTTCTAG GTCGATCTTCAAACCCTTCATTTTTGTCCCCAACGTGACTTCCTTCCAGCAAGTGAGATCACCAGACTTTGGTGACAAAGACCCCATTAAGGAGACTCCTCGGTTTCAGAGCCAGGTTGACCGGCGGCATGAGCTCTACAAGCAGCACCAGCTAGTCCTGGAAACAATGGATCATAACAAG ggggagtgcaagaGACTCCAGGAGACTATGCAGGAATGCCAGCTGCTGATCCTGGAAGCGATGAAGAACTTGTTGGAAGGTTCTTTTACTCTGAAACCCCAGGAGATGGCAGACCTCTTCTATGACAGTGTGGCTACAGAACTCAAGTTATATAAATGA
- the SCRN2 gene encoding secernin-2 isoform X1, whose translation MFCFCPFRSAAILFWRRSSSPHFRVVKFACGLLRWLRKRNTAGPAGRMAVSCPLVPCSCDCFVSLPPASATREVIFGKNSDRPRDEVQEVVYFPAGCHAKGTKVQCTYIEIDQAERTHAVILSRPAWLWGAEMGANEHGVCIGNEGVWTKEPVGEDEALLGMDLVRLGLERGSSAHEALGVIAALLERYSQGGNCKEQLTPFIYHNTFLLADRTEAWVLETAGQFWAAQRILEGARNISNQLSIGTDISAEHIGLRQHAQKQGWWSGEGEFSFKEVFSLIHQPVRMEAAKARYCAGQQLLHQYSGRITAETFITILGDKASGICVDSEGFRTTGSMVSILPQDPHLPCIHFFTATPDPSRSIFKPFIFVPNVTSFQQVRSPDFGDKDPIKETPRFQSQVDRRHELYKQHQLVLETMDHNKGECKRLQETMQECQLLILEAMKNLLEGSFTLKPQEMADLFYDSVATELKLYK comes from the exons ATGTTTTGTTTCTGTCCCTTCCGGTCAGCTGCAATCCTGTTTTGGCGCCGTAGCTCCAGTCCACATTTCAGGGTTGTAAAGTTTGCCTGTGGTTTGCTGCGCTGGCTTCGGAAGCGGAACACAGCGGGTCCGGCAG GTAGAATGGCTGTCTCCTGCCCTCTTGTACCCTGCTCTTGCGATTGTTTTGTTTCGCTTCCCCCGGCCTCTGCCACCAGAGAGGTAATCTTTGGCAAGAATTCCGACCGGCCAAGGGATGAAGTCCAGGAGGTAGTCTATTTCCCAGCTGGATGTCATGCCAAAGGGACAAAGGTCCAG tgCACGTACATTGAAATAGACCAGGCAGAGAGGACTCACGCGGTCATTCTGAGCCGACCCGCCTGGCTATGGGGGGCTGAGATGGGGGCCAATGAACATGGCGTCTGCATCGGCAACGAAGGGGTGTGGACCAAGGAGCCAGTTGGAGAGGACGAAGCCTTGCTGGGGATGGATCTGGTCAG GCTAGGTTTGGAGCGGGGCAGCAGCGCCCACGAAGCACTTGGGGTCATAGCAGCGCTTCTAGAACGCTACAGCCAAGGGGGGAACTGCAAGGAGCAGCTAACCCCTTTCATTTACCATAACACCTTCCTTCTGGCTGATCGCACCGAAGCCTGGGTCTTGGAAACAGCCGGTCAGTTTTGGGCTGCTCAGAGGATCCTAG AGGGTGCCCGGAACATCTCCAACCAGCTGAGCATTGGCACAGATATTTCTGCAGAACACATTGGCCTGAGGCAACATGCCCAAAAGCAGGGATGGTGGAGCGGCGAAGGGGAGTTCAGCTTCAAGGAGGTGTTTTCACTCATCCATCAGCCTGTCCGCATGGAGGCAGCCAAAGCTCGATATTGTGCTGGCCAGCAACTATTGCACCAATATTCAG GACGCATCACTGCTGAGACCTTCATTACCATCTTGGGTGACAAGGCCAGTGGAATCTGTGTGGATTCTGAGGGTTTCCGCACTACGGGAAGTATGGTGTCCATCCTCCCGCAGGATCCTCACCTGCCTTGCATCCACTTCTTCACAGCCACACCAGACCCTTCTAG GTCGATCTTCAAACCCTTCATTTTTGTCCCCAACGTGACTTCCTTCCAGCAAGTGAGATCACCAGACTTTGGTGACAAAGACCCCATTAAGGAGACTCCTCGGTTTCAGAGCCAGGTTGACCGGCGGCATGAGCTCTACAAGCAGCACCAGCTAGTCCTGGAAACAATGGATCATAACAAG ggggagtgcaagaGACTCCAGGAGACTATGCAGGAATGCCAGCTGCTGATCCTGGAAGCGATGAAGAACTTGTTGGAAGGTTCTTTTACTCTGAAACCCCAGGAGATGGCAGACCTCTTCTATGACAGTGTGGCTACAGAACTCAAGTTATATAAATGA
- the SCRN2 gene encoding secernin-2 isoform X3, with amino-acid sequence MAVSCPLVPCSCDCFVSLPPASATREVIFGKNSDRPRDEVQEVVYFPAGCHAKGTKVQCTYIEIDQAERTHAVILSRPAWLWGAEMGANEHGVCIGNEGVWTKEPVGEDEALLGMDLVRLGLERGSSAHEALGVIAALLERYSQGGNCKEQLTPFIYHNTFLLADRTEAWVLETAGQFWAAQRILEGARNISNQLSIGTDISAEHIGLRQHAQKQGWWSGEGEFSFKEVFSLIHQPVRMEAAKARYCAGQQLLHQYSGRITAETFITILGDKASGICVDSEGFRTTGSMVSILPQDPHLPCIHFFTATPDPSRSIFKPFIFVPNVTSFQQVRSPDFGDKDPIKETPRFQSQVDRRHELYKQHQLVLETMDHNKGECKRLQETMQECQLLILEAMKNLLEGSFTLKPQEMADLFYDSVATELKLYK; translated from the exons ATGGCTGTCTCCTGCCCTCTTGTACCCTGCTCTTGCGATTGTTTTGTTTCGCTTCCCCCGGCCTCTGCCACCAGAGAGGTAATCTTTGGCAAGAATTCCGACCGGCCAAGGGATGAAGTCCAGGAGGTAGTCTATTTCCCAGCTGGATGTCATGCCAAAGGGACAAAGGTCCAG tgCACGTACATTGAAATAGACCAGGCAGAGAGGACTCACGCGGTCATTCTGAGCCGACCCGCCTGGCTATGGGGGGCTGAGATGGGGGCCAATGAACATGGCGTCTGCATCGGCAACGAAGGGGTGTGGACCAAGGAGCCAGTTGGAGAGGACGAAGCCTTGCTGGGGATGGATCTGGTCAG GCTAGGTTTGGAGCGGGGCAGCAGCGCCCACGAAGCACTTGGGGTCATAGCAGCGCTTCTAGAACGCTACAGCCAAGGGGGGAACTGCAAGGAGCAGCTAACCCCTTTCATTTACCATAACACCTTCCTTCTGGCTGATCGCACCGAAGCCTGGGTCTTGGAAACAGCCGGTCAGTTTTGGGCTGCTCAGAGGATCCTAG AGGGTGCCCGGAACATCTCCAACCAGCTGAGCATTGGCACAGATATTTCTGCAGAACACATTGGCCTGAGGCAACATGCCCAAAAGCAGGGATGGTGGAGCGGCGAAGGGGAGTTCAGCTTCAAGGAGGTGTTTTCACTCATCCATCAGCCTGTCCGCATGGAGGCAGCCAAAGCTCGATATTGTGCTGGCCAGCAACTATTGCACCAATATTCAG GACGCATCACTGCTGAGACCTTCATTACCATCTTGGGTGACAAGGCCAGTGGAATCTGTGTGGATTCTGAGGGTTTCCGCACTACGGGAAGTATGGTGTCCATCCTCCCGCAGGATCCTCACCTGCCTTGCATCCACTTCTTCACAGCCACACCAGACCCTTCTAG GTCGATCTTCAAACCCTTCATTTTTGTCCCCAACGTGACTTCCTTCCAGCAAGTGAGATCACCAGACTTTGGTGACAAAGACCCCATTAAGGAGACTCCTCGGTTTCAGAGCCAGGTTGACCGGCGGCATGAGCTCTACAAGCAGCACCAGCTAGTCCTGGAAACAATGGATCATAACAAG ggggagtgcaagaGACTCCAGGAGACTATGCAGGAATGCCAGCTGCTGATCCTGGAAGCGATGAAGAACTTGTTGGAAGGTTCTTTTACTCTGAAACCCCAGGAGATGGCAGACCTCTTCTATGACAGTGTGGCTACAGAACTCAAGTTATATAAATGA